The following nucleotide sequence is from Triticum dicoccoides isolate Atlit2015 ecotype Zavitan chromosome 7B, WEW_v2.0, whole genome shotgun sequence.
AAAAACTAGTTTACATGTAGATGTAGTGCTGTTGGATAAAACCTGAACTttgttcatactccctccgtttctttttagtccgcatataaggtttggtcaaagtcaagcattATAGAGTTTGACtatctttatattaaaaaatataaacattcacaatatgaaataaatatattcagatgcaccatgaaacatattttcatactatatagttttagtactgTAGATGTTCAAATTTTTTATGTAAATTTGgtaaaactttgtgtagtttgattttgaccaaatcttatatgcggagtaaaaagaaacggagggagtacgttacAAACTCCGTGGCCAACGCTCAAAACAGCACAAACTGAAAACACAATCACCAGCTCACAGCAAGAATCTGCTACATTTTTCATTTGTACTAGTTTACATGACCACGGCCCACTGGAAGAACCAACTGCATTTTCTATTTATATGAAATGCATAATGTAAAAAAatacatgatcatcatcacactgcaATAACCACTGCATTTTCCATTTGTGCGAAGTACATCCTCCAAAATGAATGGTGATCGTCGATTCATTTGCAGAACCCATAGTGGAATGCTTCATCCCGGAAGTAATAGCAACCACATCACAGAGATGAATGTCAGAAGAGCGACAGTGCAACGACTACTACAACCAGAATCGCTACGAAATTATTCACCCATTGGACACAAGGCTTTCAGCACGTCTGAATCATAGAACCGCGATCCCAAAATAGACAGGTTCCCCCTGTCCTGAGAGCAGAGCAAGTTTAGCTAGCAAAAGAAACACAGGAGCTGATTAGTTTTCTCGACCTACTATATCTATCAAATATCAATATGCAAAAGTAGGCGTCCAGTTCTGCCGGCATTGTGTCTGAGGCAGGGAAACTTCGAGGTGAACTGTCGGGACTCCCACTCTGATCTTTCTCTACTTCGCGGCGACATCCGGGTGTCGCAGCGCATCATAGGCTGAATTAGCAGAAATAATTAGGCAGTTAGGCGGCAGACAAATAATCAATGTATTGACAAGATCAAGAAGACAAAACCTGAAACAATATAATTATAATGTGCAAGGAACTAAGCTTTATGCACTATCTGTTGCAGGATACAACCTGAGGTTTGTTCACAGGTTAGAAACTTACTATCTTCTCCACAAAGATGAAATGAGAAACAGTTGCAGACAAATCCCAACCCTTAACAGTTTCAGTTAACTTGTTTTCCAGCACAATTTCAGTAAACTGTTCTACTGTAACAGTTTCGGTAAACTGTTTTTTCAAACACAAGCAGATCAGCACCGCACTTAAACAAAAGCAATAATACCATGGCCGTGCATGGAAAAGTATCTACACCAAAATTTGTACATTGTGCATAACAATGCAGTCAATACTACCTGTTCACTTCTTGCCACCATTAGGAGATAAATGGGAAGTTCTGAGTTGTGACATGGAGAGATGCTCTCACCAGGGGTCCCGGACAGCATCACGACGATATCGAGGGTCTCGCCGTAGCGGCCGTGGGGCAGGTTGACGACGAGTGGGGTCAGCCTCCCGTAGAGGCCCGCTCGGACGCACATGACCATGTTGCGGCGCTGGCCGTGGATGTCGATGTCGCCGACGCGGCTGGCCAGCGCGTTCCTCAGGTGGTACACGGACCTCCCCCTGATACGGAGCGCGGACCAGCCGTCCTCGTTGTAGAGCCCCTCGTCGCTCGCTCGCACGAACCGAATCCGGCGCCACCCACCCGGCTTGCGCCCCAACATGATGACAGAGAGGTCTCCGGGGACGCGGGTCTGCACTTGAGTCGCCAAGAACCCTAGTTATGCATATTCAGGAGATCAAAGAAGCAGGGTGATAATCTGAATTTTCTGATCGAAAACACAAATGCGATCAGGAAGCGGGACATGGCGAACTCACCCGAATCGGGCCCGGAATGAGAGGCGGGCGCGCTCTGGGGCGGATCGGCTCGACGATCCAGTGCATCATGGCGCTGACGTTGTCGGTGTACTCGACGCCGACGCGGGCGTTCCACCGGAGGTACCTGCGTAACTTGCCGCTGGCGCGGAGGTAGCGGCCGCCGATGTTGCGGAGCAGGACGCCGTCCCCGGAGCCCGCCTCGACGGCCTGCCACATGATGGCCGCCAGAACCGGCTCGTCGTAGTCGCGCTGCTCGGCGCGGAAGCCGTGGTGTCCGAACGGTGCCGGCTTGGCCGCGGCGGCGAGGTAGCGGCCGTAAGCGGCGCCGTGGAGGAGCAGGTGCGAGCCGTCGCCGTGGTAGATGTGCACCGTCCACGCCGCGTTCAGCGAGTACCGGCGGCGGCTGATGGAGACGCTCTCCCCGTCGTCGTCGGCGTGGAGGTAGTACGTGTCATGCACGCGGCTCCGCAGCCGGACGTGCTGCCCGTCGTGGAAATGGTCCATCGGTGGCCGCTGGAGAGCGGAGGAGGTGGGCGCTGCGCGGTGGAGAGGCCATGGCGAAGGCTGTTGGTTAGGCGGTTACGATCGGGCGCTATCGCCATGCGAGCCTCTGGGCACAAGGTGGGCCTGCGGGCCATTTGCTCGGCCTTGCGCTCCTCAAACCCTATTCAGCAGCTTAAGCGCCTGTTATAGTTGTTTGGGtttgtttgtctcaaaaaaaaagtt
It contains:
- the LOC119338565 gene encoding uncharacterized protein LOC119338565, which encodes MDHFHDGQHVRLRSRVHDTYYLHADDDGESVSISRRRYSLNAAWTVHIYHGDGSHLLLHGAAYGRYLAAAAKPAPFGHHGFRAEQRDYDEPVLAAIMWQAVEAGSGDGVLLRNIGGRYLRASGKLRRYLRWNARVGVEYTDNVSAMMHWIVEPIRPRARPPLIPGPIRTRVPGDLSVIMLGRKPGGWRRIRFVRASDEGLYNEDGWSALRIRGRSVYHLRNALASRVGDIDIHGQRRNMVMCVRAGLYGRLTPLVVNLPHGRYGETLDIVVMLSGTPAYDALRHPDVAAK